One window of Leptospira wolbachii serovar Codice str. CDC genomic DNA carries:
- a CDS encoding O-antigen ligase family protein, with amino-acid sequence MILILGLGFLFQSHTNQKNFRIDLIGVGLFLFSVYTAIHWRSCLREKRKYWDLFLTILLTCFVFLKIAEYDPVQVLPQKMGIKVISFLWILFLIFTFRKLSENNFSLIGPFLAIIPAISFGNFMAYPSVPIAFAIVMGGRNLKFDRTAKLSSFYFPLILVLLLIGKDWWDDFALQRGILLLEGFIFFRLFTIWERPRTIFFLKSAVLFFILNSCFLIWKIFQDPSFQITSYHEDIFLIPVSLLASNALLISGVSVIIWLEPKQSTLQKYLIVLAVTISIAFLGVTISRNSILSFVIFVTIYFLFLGSPKRKLYGSIFVILLFALGIYILFKSEKSLFSLGTTTVRLSIWSFYILATIKSNPIFGFGMFPENKIPFSVTDVSDTDSAFFIRDYILNFKSFPLAHNLYVQGFGSFGILGSLLVLSWFVFIVYKKRNSLGWLWSHNSAICCLLLVWALHELYDFNTLEISNIFLLIGVFALIEFPGDKEKLANESTLSRYAIALIVVALIASSFRFSLVEHFTLKYSKYVMPHNFEFFLPKNFSSQQADIAMPARSSWEYRFLGNKFLFLNLATNPSSSTQADLIEKCFQYQLLPAICYSKLIKYQDQYQVLPEFRNVSEFLLSLYDPFEIYKRESL; translated from the coding sequence ATGATTCTTATATTGGGATTGGGATTTCTTTTCCAATCTCATACGAACCAAAAAAATTTTCGCATTGATCTCATTGGGGTAGGTTTATTTCTTTTTTCAGTTTATACTGCGATTCATTGGAGATCTTGTCTTCGAGAGAAAAGAAAGTATTGGGATCTATTTTTAACTATTCTTCTGACATGTTTCGTATTTTTAAAAATAGCCGAATACGACCCGGTTCAAGTCCTTCCACAAAAAATGGGAATCAAAGTGATCTCGTTTTTATGGATTCTCTTTCTAATATTTACATTTCGTAAACTATCTGAGAACAATTTCTCATTGATTGGCCCATTTTTGGCCATCATTCCGGCTATATCCTTTGGCAATTTTATGGCTTATCCGTCTGTACCGATTGCATTTGCAATTGTTATGGGAGGTCGCAATTTAAAATTTGATAGAACTGCGAAGTTATCGTCGTTCTATTTTCCTCTAATTTTAGTCCTACTATTGATCGGTAAGGATTGGTGGGATGACTTCGCCTTACAACGGGGAATACTTCTTCTCGAAGGTTTTATTTTCTTTCGCCTATTTACTATTTGGGAAAGGCCAAGGACTATTTTCTTTCTAAAGTCAGCTGTTCTTTTTTTTATTTTAAATTCCTGTTTTTTAATTTGGAAAATTTTCCAAGATCCAAGTTTTCAAATTACATCTTATCACGAGGATATATTCCTTATTCCCGTTAGTCTACTTGCCTCCAATGCTCTCCTTATTTCTGGTGTCTCCGTAATCATTTGGTTAGAGCCTAAACAATCAACGCTACAGAAATATCTTATCGTTTTGGCTGTAACGATCTCCATTGCTTTTTTAGGAGTCACTATTTCTAGAAATTCAATTCTCTCCTTTGTTATTTTCGTAACTATCTACTTTTTGTTTTTAGGTTCCCCGAAGCGCAAGTTATACGGATCTATTTTTGTAATCTTACTTTTTGCTCTAGGCATTTACATCCTATTTAAATCAGAAAAATCTTTGTTCAGTTTGGGAACAACAACAGTAAGATTATCCATTTGGAGTTTTTATATATTAGCGACAATCAAATCGAACCCAATATTTGGTTTCGGTATGTTCCCTGAAAATAAAATTCCTTTTAGCGTAACTGATGTTTCTGATACGGATAGTGCATTTTTTATCCGAGATTATATTCTGAATTTTAAGAGTTTCCCGTTAGCGCATAATCTCTATGTGCAAGGATTTGGTTCTTTCGGAATTCTAGGTTCCCTTTTGGTTTTGAGTTGGTTTGTTTTTATCGTATATAAGAAGAGAAATTCGCTCGGATGGTTATGGTCCCACAACTCGGCCATTTGTTGTTTGTTATTAGTTTGGGCATTACACGAACTATATGATTTTAATACTTTGGAAATTTCTAATATTTTCCTATTAATAGGTGTATTTGCATTAATTGAATTTCCTGGAGACAAGGAAAAGTTAGCGAATGAATCTACTCTATCAAGATATGCAATTGCTTTGATAGTAGTTGCTTTAATTGCGAGCAGTTTTCGGTTTTCATTAGTTGAACATTTTACTTTAAAATATAGTAAATATGTAATGCCTCATAATTTCGAATTCTTTTTGCCGAAAAATTTCAGTTCGCAGCAAGCAGATATTGCAATGCCAGCTCGTTCCTCATGGGAGTATCGATTCCTAGGCAATAAATTCTTATTTTTAAATCTTGCAACAAATCCATCTAGTAGTACGCAAGCAGATTTAATCGAAAAGTGTTTTCAATACCAATTATTACCAGCTATTTGTTATTCGAAATTAATAAAATATCAAGATCAGTATCAGGTATTACCAGAATTCCGGAATGTATCGGAATTCCTATTATCTCTATATGATCCATTCGAAATATATAAACGAGAGTCTCTATGA
- a CDS encoding glycosyltransferase family 2 protein, with the protein MKKPSVSFVIPCLNEEKTLPYVLDKLVKVKKENSKNMDIEILVSDNGSTDQSISIAKKFGVRVAPAKERGYGAALDSGIRNAKGDIIVFADADDTYDFLEAPALIFKLVEGDYDIVIGSRLDGEIHKGAMPFLHRYLGTPVINWIINLLYSKKFKIRDSNSGFRCFRKDKYLSWDIKSKGMEFASELLIKALIHDSKMEHVPVSLYPDKEGRIPHLKTWRDGMRHLLRILFYGPHLFERSGLTLFFFFWIQLLIGFFAGKVVSIAGMNLYGIHSMVFFSFLSIFGLSLWGTGLLIATKQPRVSKMYQSILSMEEDRLFFVLLSGLGIIVLSIVLIFIQWQKSGFIFINLEREFIVATNLSLTLLIFALQAVTAHIIKRD; encoded by the coding sequence ATGAAGAAGCCAAGCGTTAGTTTTGTGATCCCATGTTTAAATGAGGAAAAAACCCTTCCTTATGTTTTAGATAAATTGGTTAAGGTGAAGAAAGAAAATTCAAAAAATATGGATATTGAAATATTGGTTTCTGATAACGGAAGCACCGATCAATCTATATCCATTGCCAAAAAATTTGGCGTAAGGGTAGCTCCAGCTAAGGAACGCGGTTACGGGGCTGCACTTGATTCCGGAATTAGAAATGCAAAGGGAGATATTATCGTCTTTGCTGATGCTGATGATACCTATGATTTTTTAGAAGCTCCTGCTTTGATTTTTAAACTTGTGGAAGGCGATTATGATATTGTAATTGGGTCTCGGCTCGATGGCGAAATTCATAAAGGAGCAATGCCTTTTTTGCATCGCTATTTGGGGACTCCTGTTATTAATTGGATTATAAATTTATTATATTCTAAAAAATTTAAGATTCGTGATAGCAATTCTGGATTTAGATGTTTCCGTAAGGATAAATATTTGTCCTGGGATATTAAAAGTAAAGGTATGGAATTTGCTTCAGAATTGCTGATAAAAGCACTGATTCATGATTCAAAAATGGAACATGTTCCGGTTTCACTTTATCCCGATAAAGAGGGTAGAATCCCGCACTTAAAGACTTGGCGAGATGGAATGCGTCATCTTCTTCGAATTCTTTTTTATGGACCCCATTTGTTTGAGAGATCTGGTCTTACCTTGTTTTTCTTCTTTTGGATTCAGCTGTTGATTGGATTCTTCGCAGGAAAGGTTGTTTCGATTGCTGGAATGAATCTATATGGAATCCATTCTATGGTTTTCTTTTCTTTTTTATCAATCTTTGGTTTGAGTCTTTGGGGAACTGGTTTGCTTATTGCGACAAAACAACCTAGAGTTAGTAAAATGTACCAGTCTATCCTATCAATGGAAGAGGACCGTTTGTTTTTTGTATTACTGAGCGGCCTTGGTATCATCGTGTTATCAATTGTTTTGATATTTATCCAATGGCAAAAGAGTGGGTTTATTTTTATAAATTTAGAGCGTGAGTTTATTGTTGCTACAAATTTGAGTTTAACATTGCTTATTTTTGCGCTTCAAGCAGTAACTGCTCATATTATAAAACGGGATTAG